The following are encoded together in the uncultured Sphaerochaeta sp. genome:
- a CDS encoding heavy metal-associated domain-containing protein, with protein sequence MKTIILTKGMHCNGCETRMVNALEQIEDIKSAKADAKSGKVVIKHKSEETLNEAKSLIGEIGFEVVES encoded by the coding sequence ATGAAAACAATCATTCTAACCAAGGGAATGCACTGCAATGGATGTGAGACCAGAATGGTGAACGCACTAGAGCAGATAGAAGATATTAAATCTGCCAAGGCCGACGCAAAGAGTGGCAAGGTAGTAATCAAACATAAGAGCGAAGAGACCCTTAATGAAGCAAAGAGCTTGATCGGTGAAATAGGCTTCGAGGTGGTGGAGTCATGA
- a CDS encoding ABC transporter ATP-binding protein, with the protein MGNEIVLNVSHLSKQYRKGVKAVDDISFSLKEGEIFGLLGPNGSGKTTTILMLLGLLESTEGSVEVLGYNPFRTPLAVKRQVGYMPDTIGFYEYMTAYENLDYTARFLGLDADERERRIKASIAKMRLTDRMHDKVKTYSHGMKRRLGLAELLVKEPRIAILDEPTQGLDPQSIREFLSLIASLRDSEGMTFLLSSHQLDEVQSVCDRVGLFSEGKLISFGSVDSLGEEHFGKEVLIDLQAEGKENLELLLKKQKGVIAVNKQGENHYLVTASEDIRQNLAQLVFSTGCNLTSLELKKHSLNEIYQLAYKEASNE; encoded by the coding sequence ATGGGCAACGAAATTGTATTGAACGTTTCCCATCTGTCAAAGCAGTACCGCAAGGGAGTTAAAGCAGTGGATGATATCTCCTTTTCCCTCAAGGAAGGAGAGATCTTTGGGCTGCTTGGGCCCAATGGCTCAGGAAAGACCACGACCATCCTTATGCTGCTGGGACTCCTGGAGAGTACGGAAGGATCTGTGGAAGTGCTGGGTTACAATCCATTTCGCACACCGTTGGCAGTAAAAAGACAGGTGGGCTACATGCCTGACACCATAGGCTTCTATGAGTACATGACAGCTTATGAGAACCTCGATTATACAGCCAGGTTCCTTGGTCTGGATGCAGATGAGAGGGAAAGACGCATCAAGGCATCAATTGCCAAGATGCGATTGACTGATCGTATGCATGACAAGGTCAAGACATACTCGCATGGCATGAAACGTAGACTGGGACTAGCAGAATTACTGGTCAAGGAACCAAGGATCGCCATCCTGGATGAGCCTACCCAAGGACTCGATCCCCAATCCATTCGTGAATTCCTCTCCCTGATCGCTTCCCTTCGTGACAGCGAAGGGATGACCTTCCTTCTCTCCAGCCATCAGCTGGATGAGGTACAGTCCGTCTGTGACAGGGTCGGACTCTTCTCAGAAGGGAAGTTGATCAGCTTTGGTTCCGTGGATTCACTGGGAGAGGAGCACTTCGGCAAGGAGGTCCTTATAGACTTGCAGGCAGAGGGCAAGGAAAACCTGGAACTCCTTCTGAAGAAACAGAAAGGAGTGATAGCTGTGAACAAACAAGGTGAAAACCACTATCTGGTCACAGCAAGTGAAGATATCAGGCAAAACCTTGCCCAGCTGGTATTCAGTACAGGGTGCAATCTTACATCGCTTGAATTAAAGAAGCACTCACTGAATGAGATTTATCAGTTGGCATACAAGGAGGCGAGCAATGAATAA
- a CDS encoding heavy metal translocating P-type ATPase, translating to MKKEIQVGIGGMTCASCSSAVERTLNKLDGVEKAQVNLATETATISFDEDSLGLEGIKKAVSRIGYSVVDKLDAKEKDLEKQKELKALGKRLTVSAVLSVFLMVIAMGPMLGLTLPFSPLTNALLQMVLALGTMIAGSAFFTKGFSTLVKREPNMDSLVALGTSASFLYSLWGVSEIFMGNHMAAHNHLYFEGVGVIITLVMLGRYLEHRSKGKTGEAIRKLMELAPSTATVLREGKQVIISADEVQIDDIIMVKPGEKLPVDGVVLSGSSSIDESLLTGESLPVEKNLGSEVYAATLNTTGTLQYRATKVGADTALAAIITLVQDAQGSKAPIARVADKISGIFVPIVMGISVVTFLAWMLAGTPFDIAIMRAVSVLVIACPCSLGLATPIAIMVSTGKGAKLGILFRHAAAIEQLKDVQTVIFDKTGTLTEGKPKVTDVLGDNPDLLMQLAASVESSSEHPLSHAVVEAAKEKKTALLETQDFKALVGSGIQGTIEGKIIRIGNVALMKENKITITDEVEAQLAKLSDQGKTPLLVAKDTDMVGIIAVADTLRPETTEAVKTLREAGLKTIMLTGDNERTAKAIAKLAGVDSYKAEQLPQQKEEAITELASKGKVAMVGDGINDAPALAKADVGIAVGSATDVARETADLVLVRNNLKDVTKSFQLSRATMRNIHQNLFWAFFYNTLGIPLAAGVLTIFGGPGLSPMFAAFAMSMSSVCVVLNALRLNRFK from the coding sequence ATGAAGAAAGAGATACAGGTAGGAATCGGTGGGATGACCTGCGCTTCCTGCTCCTCTGCTGTTGAGCGAACACTCAACAAGCTGGACGGAGTGGAAAAAGCCCAGGTAAATCTTGCCACCGAGACCGCCACCATCTCCTTCGATGAGGATTCACTTGGACTCGAAGGGATCAAGAAGGCGGTCTCCAGGATCGGCTATTCGGTAGTCGATAAACTCGATGCAAAAGAAAAGGATCTAGAGAAGCAGAAAGAGCTGAAGGCTCTGGGTAAGCGCCTCACTGTCTCTGCGGTGCTTAGCGTCTTCCTGATGGTCATCGCCATGGGTCCGATGCTCGGTCTCACACTCCCCTTCTCCCCGCTTACCAATGCCCTGCTCCAGATGGTTCTGGCTCTTGGCACCATGATAGCCGGCTCAGCGTTCTTCACCAAGGGTTTCTCAACGCTAGTGAAACGCGAACCAAATATGGATAGCCTGGTAGCCCTCGGGACCTCAGCGAGCTTCCTCTACAGCCTCTGGGGGGTCTCTGAGATATTCATGGGGAACCATATGGCTGCCCATAATCATCTCTACTTTGAGGGAGTTGGTGTGATCATTACTTTGGTGATGCTTGGTCGCTACCTTGAGCATCGCAGCAAAGGAAAGACCGGAGAAGCCATCAGGAAACTGATGGAGCTTGCTCCCTCCACGGCTACGGTCTTGCGAGAGGGAAAACAGGTTATCATCAGTGCAGATGAAGTGCAGATTGACGACATTATCATGGTTAAACCAGGAGAAAAACTCCCGGTTGATGGGGTGGTTCTCTCAGGCAGTTCATCCATAGATGAATCTCTCTTGACTGGTGAGAGTCTTCCCGTGGAAAAGAACCTAGGCAGTGAGGTGTATGCAGCTACACTGAATACAACAGGCACGCTCCAGTACCGAGCAACAAAGGTTGGCGCCGATACTGCACTCGCTGCCATTATCACCTTGGTACAAGATGCCCAGGGGTCAAAGGCACCAATTGCTCGTGTTGCCGACAAGATATCTGGTATATTCGTCCCGATCGTCATGGGCATCTCGGTAGTTACCTTCCTCGCATGGATGCTCGCAGGCACTCCATTCGACATTGCCATCATGCGCGCGGTAAGTGTGTTGGTAATTGCCTGTCCCTGTAGTCTTGGACTCGCTACCCCAATCGCCATCATGGTCTCAACAGGAAAGGGGGCAAAACTGGGAATACTGTTCCGTCATGCTGCAGCTATTGAACAGCTCAAGGATGTGCAGACGGTGATTTTCGACAAGACCGGTACATTGACCGAGGGCAAGCCCAAGGTAACTGATGTACTGGGAGATAATCCTGATCTTCTTATGCAGCTGGCTGCCAGTGTTGAGAGCAGCAGCGAACACCCACTCTCTCATGCTGTGGTTGAAGCAGCGAAGGAGAAAAAGACTGCACTCCTGGAAACCCAGGACTTCAAGGCCTTGGTAGGCAGTGGAATCCAGGGAACCATTGAGGGAAAAATCATTCGGATCGGAAATGTTGCACTCATGAAGGAGAACAAGATTACCATTACCGATGAGGTAGAAGCACAACTTGCCAAGCTGAGCGACCAGGGTAAGACTCCTCTTCTAGTGGCTAAGGATACTGACATGGTGGGCATCATTGCTGTAGCCGATACCCTGAGACCAGAGACCACAGAAGCAGTAAAAACCTTACGTGAAGCAGGATTGAAGACGATCATGCTGACCGGAGACAATGAACGTACAGCAAAGGCAATTGCAAAGCTTGCTGGTGTGGACTCCTATAAGGCTGAGCAGCTTCCACAGCAGAAAGAGGAGGCTATCACCGAGCTTGCAAGCAAAGGCAAGGTAGCAATGGTAGGGGATGGCATCAATGACGCCCCTGCCCTTGCAAAGGCTGATGTAGGTATTGCTGTTGGTAGTGCGACCGATGTTGCCAGGGAGACTGCTGATTTGGTGCTGGTGAGGAACAACCTGAAGGATGTTACCAAGTCGTTCCAGCTCTCACGGGCAACGATGAGGAATATCCACCAGAACCTGTTCTGGGCGTTCTTCTACAACACCCTCGGCATTCCTCTTGCAGCAGGTGTTCTTACCATCTTTGGAGGCCCTGGACTCAGCCCGATGTTTGCTGCATTTGCCATGTCGATGTCCAGTGTCTGTGTAGTGTTGAATGCATTGAGGTTGAATAGGTTTAAGTAA
- a CDS encoding metal-sensitive transcriptional regulator: MIQEIKTKLDPRLARIEGQVKGIRNMVQEDRYCVDILLQLSAVISALKKVEDMVMENHLNTCVADAMRSNDDAEQKQKVAELMDVIAKFRRQ; encoded by the coding sequence ATGATACAGGAAATCAAGACAAAGCTCGATCCACGGCTTGCGAGGATCGAGGGACAGGTAAAAGGGATTCGGAACATGGTACAGGAAGATAGATACTGTGTTGATATTCTGCTGCAGCTTTCAGCGGTGATCTCAGCATTGAAGAAAGTTGAGGACATGGTGATGGAGAATCACTTGAACACCTGTGTTGCGGATGCTATGAGAAGCAACGACGATGCTGAACAGAAGCAGAAAGTGGCTGAGTTAATGGATGTGATCGCAAAGTTTCGCAGGCAATAA
- a CDS encoding InlB B-repeat-containing protein, protein MKTKKILCTSMAISALSIVLLCVVSCPVVGEDLLQVAEPQLTPGSGTFRDSIDVAVTCPTEGAVIRYTIDGNIPSSTIGTLYTAPLHITNTTTIKAIAYKEGLLDSLVITGTYTGTCYSVTYHPNGATSGTVPVDTALYQKNDIVTVKGNSGNLAISGDMFVRWDTRPDGKGLPYTEDQTFQIDESDVDLYAVWNTFYDTTYHVRHYKEQADGSFDLAETDTMSGIAGTTVYAEPKAYEGYLELEDHDESVYQGVVLVDGSLILRIFYARNNFIITYFSTDHTSGAVPIDGQIYAAGDKVAVLNNVGNLQRVGYTFDTWNTLANGAGTSYAWNEEFTMPKADVNLYALWNPNTYTVILDADGGDEPNPKAFNVTFDALYPALPGTQREDAIFVGWYTERFGGGEKVSGLSTRVADAEDHTLYACWRDYVVGDKTSHGGYVFYFDESDEFSWTYLEAAPNDLRLIEGSVTVEKNEEGYYESSAGYLFGLFRLSDEGANLYVNNSTIYNGATCTKTAIGTGQANTTSLVGVMGVQAYRWLNETETTDEYAAKLCDDLIYNGMTDWFLPSKDELQKMYENLYTQDIGEMEGSYWSSSEHPDGSIFAWEHGFYGNTKSLASRTGDVRIRPCRSF, encoded by the coding sequence ATGAAAACAAAAAAAATACTATGTACGAGTATGGCCATATCGGCACTTTCTATAGTGCTACTCTGTGTAGTTTCCTGCCCTGTAGTCGGTGAGGACTTATTGCAAGTTGCAGAACCACAGCTAACGCCTGGTTCCGGGACATTCAGGGATTCGATTGATGTGGCAGTCACGTGCCCGACCGAAGGGGCAGTGATTCGCTATACGATTGACGGCAATATCCCGAGTTCGACTATAGGAACACTCTATACGGCACCCCTTCACATCACAAACACAACTACAATTAAGGCAATCGCCTACAAAGAAGGTCTCTTGGATTCCCTTGTGATCACAGGAACCTACACTGGTACCTGCTACTCGGTAACGTATCATCCCAATGGAGCTACCAGTGGAACGGTGCCTGTAGATACTGCCCTGTACCAGAAAAATGACATTGTAACAGTAAAAGGAAATAGTGGAAATTTAGCGATAAGTGGCGATATGTTTGTAAGGTGGGATACGAGGCCGGATGGTAAAGGGCTCCCCTATACAGAAGATCAGACTTTTCAAATTGATGAGAGTGATGTGGATCTCTATGCGGTGTGGAATACATTTTATGATACTACCTATCATGTACGTCACTACAAAGAACAAGCAGATGGATCTTTCGACCTTGCTGAAACCGATACAATGTCTGGCATAGCGGGTACTACTGTGTATGCTGAGCCGAAAGCGTATGAGGGGTATTTGGAATTAGAAGACCATGATGAAAGCGTGTATCAAGGAGTCGTGCTTGTAGACGGATCACTCATATTGCGTATTTTCTATGCCCGAAATAATTTTATAATTACATACTTCAGTACTGACCATACGAGTGGAGCTGTTCCTATCGATGGGCAAATATATGCCGCTGGTGATAAGGTTGCGGTACTAAACAATGTTGGAAATCTGCAAAGGGTAGGGTATACTTTTGATACATGGAACACCCTCGCTAACGGTGCAGGAACAAGCTATGCATGGAATGAAGAGTTCACGATGCCAAAGGCTGATGTAAATTTGTACGCATTATGGAATCCAAACACGTATACCGTTATATTGGATGCAGATGGTGGAGATGAACCGAATCCAAAAGCATTTAATGTCACGTTCGATGCACTCTATCCAGCACTTCCTGGTACCCAAAGGGAAGATGCCATATTTGTTGGGTGGTATACGGAAAGATTTGGTGGGGGAGAAAAGGTTAGCGGTCTTTCAACAAGAGTAGCTGATGCTGAAGATCACACCTTGTATGCTTGTTGGCGAGATTATGTAGTAGGAGATAAGACTTCTCATGGTGGATATGTTTTCTATTTTGATGAATCGGATGAATTTTCCTGGACGTATTTGGAGGCGGCTCCAAATGACCTGAGGTTGATTGAAGGTAGTGTTACCGTTGAAAAAAATGAAGAAGGCTATTATGAAAGTAGTGCAGGGTACCTCTTTGGGCTGTTTAGGTTGAGTGATGAAGGTGCGAATCTGTATGTCAACAACTCAACCATTTATAACGGAGCCACCTGCACAAAAACCGCTATCGGGACGGGTCAAGCTAATACAACTTCGTTGGTAGGAGTAATGGGAGTCCAAGCCTATAGGTGGCTGAATGAAACGGAAACGACTGATGAGTATGCAGCAAAACTATGCGATGATCTCATCTATAACGGAATGACTGATTGGTTCCTACCAAGCAAGGACGAGCTACAGAAAATGTATGAAAACCTATATACACAGGATATCGGTGAAATGGAAGGAAGTTATTGGAGTTCATCTGAACATCCCGATGGGAGTATATTCGCTTGGGAACATGGTTTCTATGGAAATACAAAATCGCTAGCAAGTCGCACTGGAGATGTCCGAATCAGGCCCTGCCGATCGTTTTAG
- a CDS encoding SHOCT domain-containing protein, with translation MYSSLIWDAGRFGHHSFGYGMYHGGGMWIMGLFVLAVIAALTLSIIAIVRTSKKKNASLDALRIVEERYAKGELTKEEFDIIKKDLR, from the coding sequence ATGTATAGTTCATTAATTTGGGACGCAGGAAGATTTGGTCATCATAGCTTCGGCTATGGAATGTATCATGGTGGTGGTATGTGGATCATGGGATTGTTTGTCCTTGCAGTAATCGCAGCCTTGACCCTATCCATCATTGCAATTGTCAGAACCTCAAAGAAGAAAAATGCTTCATTAGACGCACTTCGCATAGTAGAAGAACGATATGCAAAGGGAGAGCTGACAAAGGAAGAGTTTGATATCATAAAGAAGGATCTGCGATAA
- a CDS encoding NEW3 domain-containing protein, which produces MKQNNRMFGLLLIFMVAVMPLFADYEGLSISTNYPSLNVSSSDMITFDLKVKNYNLAPQRVNLTLTGLPRGWEYQFVGGGGLVNAVFAEPDSTSNVQLWVIPEATGREATNTFSVHAEGEEDASFTLPLTITMGKELPQRLALDTELPVIKGDPSSDFTFNVTLRNNSAAETLIDLYADVPQGFYASFKEQYGSKSVNTLSLNAGSSKTIQVTVSPSSGVAEGSYPITVIARSSGAEASVPVTLEVQGQAKLSLTGQGGLLSASAVAGKEKVIDLELENTGSAEAKHVELSSYTPSNWTVSYDPSVVESLPAGEKVTVKATVKPSGEALTGDYSLTLKANSENAGNISEKFRITVRTSSLWGIISVGIIAAAAVLLVFAVKKFGRR; this is translated from the coding sequence ATGAAACAGAACAATCGGATGTTTGGTTTGCTACTTATCTTCATGGTTGCAGTCATGCCACTCTTTGCTGACTACGAAGGGCTTTCAATCTCTACCAACTACCCTTCCCTGAATGTCAGCTCCTCTGACATGATCACCTTCGACCTTAAGGTGAAGAACTACAACCTTGCTCCACAGCGGGTCAATCTCACATTGACTGGGTTACCCAGAGGATGGGAATACCAATTTGTTGGTGGAGGTGGTCTGGTAAATGCAGTCTTTGCTGAACCTGATTCAACCTCCAATGTGCAACTTTGGGTAATTCCTGAGGCTACAGGGAGAGAGGCCACCAATACATTCTCGGTACACGCAGAAGGAGAAGAGGATGCTTCCTTCACATTGCCACTCACCATTACCATGGGAAAAGAACTACCACAGAGACTCGCACTCGATACGGAACTACCAGTTATCAAGGGAGACCCCTCTTCTGATTTCACATTCAACGTCACACTCAGGAACAACAGTGCAGCGGAGACACTTATTGACCTCTATGCCGATGTGCCCCAGGGATTTTATGCGTCGTTCAAGGAGCAGTATGGGTCGAAGTCAGTCAACACTCTCTCCCTGAATGCGGGATCGTCAAAAACCATTCAGGTAACGGTATCCCCCTCCTCCGGTGTTGCTGAGGGCAGCTATCCTATTACAGTAATCGCACGATCCTCTGGAGCTGAGGCTTCGGTACCGGTCACCCTTGAAGTACAAGGCCAGGCAAAACTCAGTCTTACAGGACAGGGAGGCCTGCTCAGTGCCAGCGCTGTTGCAGGGAAAGAGAAGGTGATTGACTTGGAGCTGGAGAATACGGGGAGTGCTGAGGCAAAGCATGTTGAACTCTCTTCCTATACACCCTCCAACTGGACAGTCTCCTATGATCCCTCTGTGGTGGAATCTCTGCCTGCCGGAGAGAAAGTTACGGTGAAAGCAACCGTAAAACCGTCTGGAGAGGCACTTACTGGAGACTACAGTCTCACCCTCAAGGCAAACAGTGAGAATGCCGGCAATATCTCAGAAAAATTCAGGATCACGGTTCGAACTTCTTCTCTCTGGGGCATTATATCAGTAGGTATCATAGCTGCCGCCGCAGTTCTGTTGGTATTTGCAGTGAAGAAGTTCGGACGTCGATAA
- a CDS encoding thioredoxin family protein, with amino-acid sequence MKRMLTVILLGLLLLSGCKTIPSEPMNSYEKIVKSVHDRRGDPVVVNADYLLVYYAADWCPYCVEYAEELKEQYSLYKRMYGDKLEIIFAGHVNDQSNENLHAFLDQGSYLFPYIPFSEREASAVMDLLGEEKFYVPGFLLLDREGTILSSSNGATKDEYIRDRPLYELQTLLSIDCAVCTE; translated from the coding sequence ATGAAACGTATGCTTACCGTAATCCTGCTTGGACTTTTGTTGCTCTCTGGTTGTAAGACGATACCCAGTGAACCCATGAACTCCTATGAAAAGATTGTAAAGAGTGTCCATGACCGGCGGGGCGATCCTGTCGTGGTGAATGCTGATTACCTGCTTGTCTACTATGCCGCCGATTGGTGTCCGTATTGTGTTGAGTATGCAGAAGAGCTGAAAGAGCAATATTCCCTGTATAAACGGATGTATGGTGACAAACTGGAAATCATCTTTGCCGGCCACGTCAATGACCAGTCGAATGAGAACCTGCATGCCTTTCTGGACCAAGGATCGTATCTATTTCCTTACATCCCTTTCTCTGAGAGAGAAGCCAGCGCCGTGATGGATTTGCTCGGGGAAGAGAAGTTCTATGTCCCTGGTTTTCTCCTGCTTGATCGAGAAGGGACCATACTTTCTTCTTCAAACGGTGCAACGAAAGATGAGTACATCAGGGATCGTCCCCTGTATGAACTACAGACCTTGTTGAGCATTGACTGTGCGGTTTGCACTGAGTAG
- a CDS encoding Fic family protein, which yields MQSESIYHKAVFLWKSFTIQTPASLNQHLDNFRILFAYHSAKIENDAISFNDTHEIFHNNTVSAFTGDPRTLFEQQNQKTCYEFLLPRIIAKEPLTVDLVKDVHAILTAGTYDERRYLEKEERPGEFKKHDYVTGLLEVGSSPENVPHDIALLLSEMRDLSERKELSPETLLKAATYFHARFEYIHPFADGNGRVGRTLLNYFLMSNDHPPLIVYEEDRSLYFEGLRSYDRQEDLEPLYTFFLSAVEKTWEKKVERSLGDNKGQEKKKLEELL from the coding sequence ATGCAATCTGAAAGCATCTATCATAAAGCAGTTTTTCTCTGGAAAAGCTTTACAATACAAACCCCAGCATCTTTGAACCAGCACCTTGATAACTTTAGGATTTTGTTTGCTTATCACTCTGCAAAGATTGAGAATGATGCCATATCGTTTAATGATACTCATGAAATATTCCATAACAACACAGTTAGCGCTTTTACAGGCGACCCTCGCACCCTTTTTGAACAGCAGAACCAAAAGACCTGCTATGAATTTCTCTTGCCTAGGATTATTGCAAAAGAACCTCTTACCGTTGATCTGGTTAAGGACGTTCATGCAATTCTTACGGCTGGAACGTATGATGAGAGACGTTATCTAGAAAAAGAAGAACGCCCAGGTGAGTTCAAGAAACATGACTACGTTACAGGATTGCTTGAAGTGGGTTCATCACCAGAGAATGTTCCACATGATATTGCTCTGCTACTTTCAGAAATGCGAGATCTGTCAGAGAGAAAAGAGCTATCGCCAGAAACGCTTCTCAAAGCCGCAACCTACTTTCATGCACGTTTTGAATACATCCATCCTTTTGCAGATGGGAACGGACGGGTGGGACGAACACTGCTTAACTATTTTCTCATGAGCAATGATCATCCTCCACTCATTGTGTACGAAGAGGATCGATCACTATACTTCGAGGGGCTACGTTCTTATGACAGACAGGAAGACCTTGAACCCCTGTACACATTTTTTCTCTCTGCTGTTGAAAAGACATGGGAGAAGAAGGTTGAAAGATCTCTAGGTGATAATAAGGGGCAAGAAAAAAAGAAGTTGGAGGAGTTGCTCTAG
- a CDS encoding energy transducer TonB, producing the protein MTPRQRVFLIVVLVFLSILILFIPLKRDEGEVVETEKEMTPIAMLSMDRLLASPRIPVETVKESNALDEEPISASAPTLPVSAKEKTEKKEETSQRPEQNTPPYDTLEEEEQENPGEDGYYYTIDMVTTRPQFDLSLLASSIVYPTLARRQGKEGTVLLRLFIDEEGKIEQIIIEEDPGYGFAEAAIEAFGTLRVNPAILGTSPVPVTLLYPIRFSLHNE; encoded by the coding sequence ATGACACCGAGGCAAAGAGTATTCCTTATTGTTGTCTTGGTATTTCTCTCAATACTGATCCTGTTTATCCCGTTGAAAAGAGATGAAGGAGAAGTAGTCGAAACAGAGAAAGAAATGACTCCAATAGCCATGCTCTCAATGGATCGATTACTGGCCTCTCCTCGTATACCTGTGGAGACAGTGAAAGAATCAAACGCACTTGACGAAGAGCCTATTTCTGCTTCAGCACCTACGTTACCTGTTTCTGCCAAAGAAAAAACAGAGAAAAAAGAAGAAACAAGTCAAAGGCCAGAGCAAAACACTCCGCCATACGATACCCTCGAGGAAGAGGAACAGGAAAACCCAGGAGAGGATGGATATTATTACACGATTGACATGGTAACAACCCGTCCCCAGTTCGATCTTTCCCTACTCGCCTCGAGTATTGTGTACCCTACGCTTGCAAGACGGCAGGGAAAGGAAGGAACGGTGCTCTTGCGATTGTTCATTGACGAAGAGGGAAAGATTGAGCAGATCATCATAGAGGAAGACCCTGGCTATGGTTTTGCGGAGGCAGCCATTGAGGCGTTTGGTACACTCCGAGTCAATCCAGCCATCCTTGGCACGTCGCCCGTACCTGTCACCCTCCTCTACCCGATACGTTTTTCTTTACATAACGAGTAA
- a CDS encoding ABC transporter permease — translation MNKREGSALAGLKVIWLKEMQDYAGNIRMIILMLLIILTAGASMYVAAQTLRSFVGEDSFMLLNLFTISQDPIPSFLSFISFLVPLTGIALGFDAINSEYQNRTLGRVLSQPIYRDVLLFGKALGAVSAMAIVLLALWLLVIGCAMLFLGVPPSGEQIARAFAFYVITLLYALLWYLVGMMFSIMFRQSAVSALVSIALWLFFMIFWPMISQLLAYALGGGDSFQSAKLEVMLGRVSPYRLHTESALAILNPSTRSLGVVLFSQLQGAIMGSALPFGQSMLLIWPHVTAFLATIILLFVVAYVLFQRKEIRM, via the coding sequence ATGAATAAACGTGAGGGTTCTGCATTGGCTGGCTTGAAAGTGATCTGGCTGAAAGAGATGCAGGATTATGCAGGAAATATCAGGATGATCATCCTGATGCTCCTGATCATCCTCACAGCAGGAGCCAGCATGTATGTTGCAGCCCAGACACTTCGTTCTTTTGTCGGAGAGGACTCATTCATGCTGCTCAATCTCTTCACGATCAGCCAAGACCCCATCCCATCCTTTCTCTCTTTCATCTCCTTTCTGGTTCCTCTTACCGGTATCGCCCTGGGGTTTGATGCGATCAACTCAGAGTATCAGAACAGGACACTGGGAAGAGTACTTTCACAGCCGATCTATCGGGATGTACTGCTCTTTGGTAAAGCTTTGGGAGCAGTAAGCGCCATGGCGATTGTATTACTAGCGCTCTGGCTGTTGGTCATCGGATGCGCGATGTTGTTCCTCGGAGTACCACCTTCTGGAGAACAGATTGCAAGGGCTTTTGCCTTTTATGTAATCACCCTGCTCTACGCACTGCTTTGGTATTTGGTTGGTATGATGTTCTCCATCATGTTCCGCCAGAGTGCTGTATCAGCATTGGTATCTATCGCATTATGGCTCTTCTTCATGATCTTCTGGCCCATGATCTCCCAGCTCCTTGCCTATGCACTTGGAGGAGGAGACAGCTTCCAGAGTGCAAAACTGGAAGTGATGCTCGGAAGAGTTTCACCCTACAGACTCCATACAGAGTCGGCATTGGCAATTCTGAATCCATCAACCAGATCCTTGGGGGTTGTTCTCTTCAGCCAATTGCAGGGGGCTATCATGGGCAGTGCCCTACCCTTTGGCCAGAGCATGCTACTCATATGGCCACACGTTACAGCCTTCCTGGCTACAATCATCCTGTTGTTTGTGGTGGCATATGTACTATTTCAGCGGAAAGAGATCAGGATGTAA